A window of the Brachyspira suanatina genome harbors these coding sequences:
- the der gene encoding ribosome biogenesis GTPase Der — MINIAILGRPNVGKSTLFNRFAGRRKSIVDPMAGVTRDISIAKTYIDDIAFNVFDTGGLLDVSDDTLNEKVREKALKTALEDSDILLFLVDAHQSHPDDRHFINIIRKSGKPIILVINKVDADSHNNLVSEFYSLGIKDVSIISAEHNNGIDDLREKILEVLERNGFDLEAEREIYKNNNPNITDENNNTIEIEDIDEDFEEEYYDDDLDEEDEENYNNKKEKSKQYRLDEYIAQKKTINIAIVGKPNAGKSTLLNTLIGKDRSIVSNIAGTTRDAIDETFNFKGDDICLVDTAGIRKKKNVNTDVEYYSVNRAIKAIEASDVCILMLDVFEGLTDQDKTIANLIIERRKGIVIAANKWDIREKGTTWNDYEAYMKDTFPVLNYAFYARVCANRKNDAEKLLSLAVRVAKTRMQRFETHALTETMVRATREYSISAGGNPFKIFYVVQTGVNPPAFAVFCNHPHKLNSHYKRYLENRFREMFDFRGTPIILNFRKRGKKFGG; from the coding sequence ATGATAAATATCGCTATACTTGGAAGACCGAATGTTGGCAAATCTACACTATTTAACAGATTTGCAGGAAGAAGAAAATCTATAGTTGACCCTATGGCCGGAGTTACTAGGGATATAAGTATAGCTAAAACATATATTGATGATATTGCATTCAATGTTTTTGATACAGGCGGACTACTTGATGTAAGTGATGACACTTTAAATGAAAAGGTAAGAGAAAAAGCATTAAAAACTGCATTAGAAGATTCGGATATACTTTTATTTTTAGTAGATGCACATCAAAGCCACCCAGATGACAGACATTTCATTAATATAATAAGAAAATCCGGAAAACCTATAATACTTGTTATAAATAAAGTAGATGCTGATTCTCATAATAATTTAGTAAGCGAATTCTATTCATTAGGAATAAAAGATGTATCTATAATAAGTGCCGAGCATAATAATGGTATTGATGATTTAAGAGAAAAAATATTAGAAGTTCTTGAAAGAAACGGATTTGATTTAGAAGCTGAAAGAGAAATATATAAAAATAATAATCCTAATATAACAGATGAAAATAATAATACAATAGAAATTGAAGATATAGATGAAGATTTTGAAGAAGAATATTATGATGATGATTTAGACGAAGAAGATGAAGAAAATTACAATAATAAAAAAGAAAAATCAAAACAATATAGACTCGATGAATATATAGCACAAAAGAAAACAATCAATATAGCAATAGTTGGAAAGCCAAATGCCGGAAAATCCACTTTATTAAATACATTAATAGGAAAAGATAGAAGCATAGTTTCAAATATTGCAGGCACTACAAGAGACGCCATAGATGAAACATTTAATTTCAAAGGCGATGATATTTGTCTTGTAGATACTGCCGGAATAAGAAAGAAAAAAAATGTTAATACTGATGTTGAATACTACAGTGTAAACAGAGCAATAAAGGCAATAGAAGCATCTGATGTTTGTATATTAATGCTTGATGTTTTTGAAGGGCTTACAGATCAGGATAAAACTATTGCCAATCTTATAATAGAAAGAAGAAAAGGAATAGTAATAGCAGCAAACAAATGGGATATAAGAGAGAAAGGAACTACTTGGAATGATTATGAAGCATATATGAAAGATACTTTCCCTGTTCTTAATTATGCTTTTTATGCCAGAGTTTGCGCCAATAGAAAAAACGATGCTGAGAAACTTTTATCTTTAGCAGTAAGGGTAGCAAAAACTAGAATGCAAAGATTTGAAACTCATGCACTCACAGAAACTATGGTAAGAGCAACCAGAGAATATTCAATATCTGCAGGCGGAAATCCTTTCAAAATTTTCTATGTAGTTCAAACAGGAGTAAATCCTCCGGCTTTTGCTGTATTTTGTAATCATCCTCATAAATTGAATTCGCATTATAAAAGATATTTAGAAAATAGATTCAGAGAGATGTTCGACTTCAGAGGAACACCAATTATACTTAATTTCAGAAAAAGAGGCAAAAAATTTGGAGGTTAA
- the plsY gene encoding glycerol-3-phosphate 1-O-acyltransferase PlsY, whose protein sequence is MLVKIIVSILVSYIIGAIPFSFIIGKINGHDVRKEGSGNPGASNVLRVCGKKAGIAAYICDIGKGMVAVIVPAFILSSIISTHSYILVACAVASILGHVFSIFLGFKGGKGVATSAGSMFMLAPVSLIITMVFFFIGLFASRKTVAIGSTFGAIAFPIVLSFLYFKANFLYRIFFNINYIILLPIAILLAIFIVIKHIPNYKRMLKGEENSFSKK, encoded by the coding sequence ATGTTAGTAAAAATTATAGTAAGCATACTCGTTTCATATATAATCGGAGCAATACCATTTTCATTTATAATAGGAAAAATAAATGGACATGATGTTAGAAAAGAAGGAAGCGGTAATCCTGGGGCCAGCAATGTACTTCGCGTATGCGGTAAAAAAGCTGGAATCGCTGCTTATATTTGCGATATAGGTAAAGGTATGGTTGCTGTTATTGTACCTGCATTCATATTATCAAGTATTATTTCTACTCATAGCTATATATTAGTGGCATGTGCTGTTGCCTCTATACTTGGGCATGTATTTTCTATATTCTTAGGATTTAAAGGCGGTAAAGGTGTTGCTACTAGTGCTGGTTCTATGTTTATGCTTGCACCTGTAAGTTTAATTATTACTATGGTATTTTTCTTTATAGGTTTATTTGCATCAAGAAAAACTGTTGCTATAGGATCAACTTTTGGAGCTATTGCCTTTCCTATAGTTTTAAGTTTTTTATATTTCAAAGCTAACTTTTTATACAGAATATTTTTTAATATAAACTATATTATTCTTCTTCCTATAGCTATACTTCTTGCTATATTTATAGTAATAAAACATATACCTAATTATAAAAGAATGCTCAAAGGCGAAGAAAATAGTTTTTCAAAAAAATAA
- a CDS encoding MATE family efflux transporter, giving the protein MSVSSNPLYYEKIHRLLFKYGTPSIISMLVGSLYNIVDQIFIGQGVGINGNAATNVAFPLTIICIFISLFLGVGGASLYSILLGKGENKHASVIIGNSITLSFVFGIILSIVVKIFNTKLMIAFGSTKEVLDYAVIYTDITSFGFTAYIFSMVMSYTIRADGSPKYSMASVLSGAIVNTILDPLFIFVFKMGIAGAALATVIGQYVSFFIAFAYIFKFKNIQFEKQSFIPEFKSILKIFALGASAGFSNLSMMILQIVMNNVLSYYGSNSIYGGNIPLAVSGIVAKVNMLVMSFVIGASQGSQPIIGFNYGAKNYDRVIETYKYTIIITSAITFIAFLLFQFFPRQIVSIFGDGSELYFQFSEKYMRIFMMLMIINAAQPVTGTFFSSLGKAFKGAFLAVTRQTLFLLPLIIILPRIFGIDGVMYAGPIADGAALLVTIIMVAIEIKHLKSLQDNTK; this is encoded by the coding sequence ATGTCAGTTTCATCAAACCCTTTGTATTATGAAAAGATACATAGGCTTCTTTTTAAATATGGAACTCCAAGTATTATATCAATGCTTGTGGGTTCTCTTTATAATATAGTAGATCAAATATTTATAGGACAAGGAGTGGGAATCAATGGGAATGCCGCAACTAATGTGGCTTTCCCTCTCACTATAATATGCATATTTATATCATTGTTTCTAGGTGTTGGAGGAGCTTCTCTTTACAGCATACTGCTAGGAAAAGGTGAAAATAAACATGCTTCTGTTATCATTGGAAACAGTATTACTTTATCATTTGTATTTGGTATTATATTATCAATAGTGGTAAAGATATTCAATACAAAATTGATGATAGCATTCGGATCAACAAAAGAGGTTTTGGATTATGCAGTAATATATACCGATATAACTTCTTTTGGATTTACAGCTTATATATTTTCTATGGTTATGAGTTATACCATAAGAGCAGACGGAAGTCCTAAATATTCTATGGCTTCAGTTTTAAGCGGTGCTATTGTTAATACTATTCTAGACCCTTTATTTATATTTGTATTTAAAATGGGTATTGCAGGTGCTGCACTTGCCACAGTTATAGGACAGTATGTATCTTTCTTTATAGCTTTTGCATACATATTCAAATTTAAAAATATTCAATTTGAAAAACAAAGCTTTATACCTGAATTCAAATCAATATTAAAAATATTTGCATTAGGTGCTTCTGCAGGATTCAGTAACTTATCTATGATGATTCTTCAAATTGTTATGAATAATGTACTTAGCTATTATGGAAGTAATTCTATATACGGCGGTAATATACCTTTAGCAGTTTCCGGAATAGTAGCGAAAGTTAACATGCTTGTAATGTCATTTGTTATAGGAGCTTCTCAAGGAAGTCAGCCTATAATAGGTTTTAATTATGGAGCTAAAAATTATGATAGGGTTATTGAAACATATAAATATACTATCATAATAACAAGTGCTATAACATTCATTGCATTTTTATTATTTCAATTCTTCCCTAGACAAATTGTTTCTATATTCGGTGACGGAAGCGAACTTTATTTTCAGTTCTCTGAAAAGTATATGAGAATATTTATGATGCTTATGATAATCAATGCGGCACAGCCTGTAACTGGTACATTCTTTAGTTCTTTAGGAAAAGCATTTAAGGGTGCATTCCTTGCTGTAACTAGACAGACTTTATTTCTTTTGCCTTTAATAATTATACTTCCTAGAATATTTGGTATAGACGGTGTAATGTATGCTGGTCCTATTGCTGACGGAGCTGCTTTGCTAGTTACTATTATAATGGTAGCTATAGAAATAAAGCATTTAAAAAGCCTTCAGGATAATACTAAATAA
- a CDS encoding FkbM family methyltransferase, whose translation MYHIPNSEEVEKIINKIVWWIPFKNCRNLIRAILLKIYNIDDNIIRLENVIIYNNSIAMSKLILDKLGIKKEYYNILLDINENDICIDCGANMGLFTRLVDVQKGICYSFEPNTSLYNHLSKRYKDSKYIHIYNNAVSNKNEKVKFFTSGDNYVNDQAFTMSYEMTDNYIEVDSIKFSDFIKNDILTKHDFIYLIKIDIEGEEFNVLEDLINENIYKKVGYIFVETHERFFENGEERLNKIKKLIEYNNIKNIYLDWI comes from the coding sequence ATGTATCATATTCCTAATAGTGAAGAAGTAGAAAAAATTATAAATAAAATTGTTTGGTGGATACCTTTTAAGAATTGCAGAAATTTAATTAGAGCTATTCTATTAAAAATATACAATATTGATGATAATATCATACGTTTAGAAAATGTTATTATATATAACAATTCTATTGCAATGTCTAAATTGATACTGGACAAACTTGGTATAAAAAAAGAATATTATAATATTTTATTAGATATAAATGAAAATGACATTTGTATAGACTGCGGTGCTAATATGGGGCTTTTTACAAGGCTAGTTGATGTGCAAAAAGGAATATGCTATTCTTTTGAGCCAAATACATCATTATATAATCATCTATCAAAAAGATATAAAGATTCTAAATATATACATATATATAATAATGCTGTATCTAATAAAAATGAAAAAGTAAAATTTTTCACATCTGGTGATAATTATGTTAATGATCAAGCTTTTACTATGTCCTATGAAATGACAGATAATTATATTGAAGTTGATTCGATAAAATTTTCTGATTTCATAAAAAATGACATATTAACAAAACATGATTTTATATACTTAATAAAAATTGATATAGAAGGTGAAGAGTTTAATGTTTTGGAAGATCTAATAAATGAAAATATTTATAAAAAAGTAGGTTATATATTCGTCGAAACTCATGAAAGATTTTTCGAAAATGGAGAAGAACGGCTAAATAAAATAAAAAAATTGATAGAATATAATAATATAAAAAATATATATTTAGATTGGATTTAA
- a CDS encoding MATE family efflux transporter, producing MNNDVVSNPLYYEKPYKLLFKYATPSIISMLVGSLYNIVDQIFIGQGIGINGNAATNVAFPLTIICMSIALFHGFGSASMYSILLGQGNNKRAATFIGNAVVSALALGFIFTVIVKLFNKNFMVMFGSTKEVLPYAIEYTNITAFGFIPFIFSTMMSHIIRADGSPKYSMMSVLTGAIVNTILDPILIFKFDMGISGAALATIIGQFISFAIVFRYLFRFKHITFERDNFKVDPKNILKIFSLGSSSGFNQLAMMAVQITMNNVLSYYGTNSIYGGNIPLAVAGIISKVNMLVMAFIIGTSQGSQPIIGFNYGAQNYDRVIKTYKLTITITTIMAFIAFLLFQLLPRQIVGIFGDGSELYFHFAEEYMRIYMALMVINGIQPVTGTFFTSLGKAFKGAFISMTRQIIFLLPLIIILPRILGIDGVMYAGPVADGAALIVTVILVSREIKNLKNMKKNYNN from the coding sequence ATGAATAATGATGTAGTTTCTAATCCTCTATACTATGAGAAACCATATAAACTTCTTTTTAAATATGCCACTCCAAGTATTATATCAATGCTTGTAGGTTCTTTATATAATATAGTAGATCAAATATTTATAGGCCAAGGAATAGGTATTAATGGAAACGCCGCCACTAATGTTGCTTTTCCTCTTACTATAATTTGTATGTCTATAGCATTGTTTCATGGATTTGGAAGTGCCTCAATGTACAGCATATTATTAGGACAAGGTAATAATAAAAGAGCTGCTACTTTTATAGGAAATGCTGTAGTATCTGCTTTGGCATTAGGTTTTATATTTACAGTGATAGTAAAACTGTTTAATAAAAATTTTATGGTTATGTTCGGCTCTACAAAAGAGGTTTTACCTTATGCAATAGAATATACAAATATAACAGCGTTCGGATTTATACCATTTATATTTTCTACGATGATGAGTCATATAATAAGAGCTGACGGAAGCCCTAAATATTCTATGATGTCAGTTCTTACAGGTGCCATTGTAAATACTATATTAGACCCTATTTTAATATTTAAATTTGATATGGGTATATCAGGTGCGGCACTTGCAACAATAATAGGACAGTTCATTTCATTTGCTATAGTTTTCAGATATTTATTCAGATTCAAACATATAACTTTTGAAAGAGATAATTTTAAAGTTGATCCTAAAAACATATTGAAAATATTTTCTTTAGGTTCATCATCAGGTTTTAATCAATTAGCAATGATGGCCGTTCAAATCACTATGAATAATGTACTCAGCTATTATGGTACTAATTCCATATACGGCGGAAATATTCCTTTGGCTGTGGCAGGCATTATTTCAAAAGTAAATATGCTTGTAATGGCTTTTATAATAGGTACATCTCAGGGAAGCCAGCCTATAATAGGTTTTAATTATGGGGCTCAGAATTATGACAGAGTTATAAAGACATATAAGCTTACTATAACAATAACAACTATTATGGCTTTTATAGCTTTTCTTCTATTTCAATTATTACCAAGACAGATTGTAGGAATATTCGGGGACGGAAGCGAATTGTATTTTCATTTTGCTGAAGAATACATGAGAATATATATGGCATTAATGGTGATAAATGGTATTCAGCCTGTAACAGGTACATTCTTTACTTCTTTAGGAAAAGCATTCAAAGGAGCATTTATATCTATGACAAGACAGATTATATTTTTACTTCCTCTTATAATAATACTTCCTAGAATATTAGGTATAGACGGAGTAATGTATGCAGGACCTGTTGCTGACGGAGCTGCTTTAATCGTTACTGTTATATTGGTAAGCAGAGAAATAAAAAATTTAAAAAATATGAAGAAAAATTATAATAATTAA
- the hisF gene encoding imidazole glycerol phosphate synthase subunit HisF has product MITKRIIPCLDVRDGRVVKGTNFEGLKDVDDPVELAKYYNNSLADELVFYDITASYEGRKLFVNVLEKVANEIFIPLTVGGGINTIKDFDMVLKSGADKVSVNSGAIKNPDLIREAAEKYGNQCVVLSIDIKRVNGKYSVFSKGGREDTGIDAIEWAVKGEKNGAGELVINSIDTDGVKNGFDIELLKEIADNVSIPLIASGGAGNMEHFKDVFQVKGVDAGLAASIFHFKEIDIKELKEYLQKNNIKVRL; this is encoded by the coding sequence ATGATAACAAAAAGAATAATTCCATGTTTAGATGTAAGAGATGGAAGAGTTGTAAAGGGCACTAACTTTGAAGGATTAAAAGATGTTGATGATCCTGTGGAGCTTGCTAAATATTATAATAATTCTTTAGCTGATGAGCTCGTATTTTATGATATTACAGCTTCTTATGAGGGAAGAAAATTATTTGTAAACGTACTTGAGAAAGTTGCCAATGAAATATTTATACCTCTTACAGTGGGAGGCGGAATAAACACTATAAAAGATTTTGACATGGTTTTAAAATCCGGAGCTGATAAAGTAAGTGTAAATTCCGGAGCTATAAAGAATCCTGATTTAATAAGGGAAGCCGCTGAAAAATACGGAAATCAATGTGTAGTTCTTTCTATAGATATAAAAAGAGTTAATGGAAAATATTCTGTATTTTCTAAAGGCGGAAGAGAAGACACTGGAATTGATGCAATTGAATGGGCTGTAAAAGGCGAGAAAAACGGAGCAGGAGAGCTTGTAATAAATAGTATTGATACGGACGGAGTAAAAAACGGTTTTGATATAGAATTGCTTAAAGAAATAGCTGATAATGTTTCTATACCTTTAATCGCTTCAGGAGGTGCAGGAAACATGGAGCATTTCAAAGATGTATTTCAGGTTAAAGGTGTTGATGCTGGGCTTGCTGCTTCAATATTTCACTTCAAAGAAATAGATATTAAAGAATTAAAAGAGTATCTTCAAAAAAATAATATCAAGGTAAGACTTTAA
- a CDS encoding MATE family efflux transporter, producing the protein MNQNDKKIDIFENYPVYKALITLALPTILGMLVNVFYNMVDTFFVGQTNDPNQVAAVSLTMPIYLVLMSFGSIYGIGGASYISRSLGARNYDKAKQVSSFAFFASVITGFVCMIVFLVFLNKILKLSGASQNTYKFAKDYLLIVAFGAVFVVCQMSLGQIVRSEGSSKEAMIGMMLGTIINIILDPIMILYMNIGVAGAALATIIGNASSTLYYIWHIAKKSSFLSIRFKDFALTKDILNNVFSIGFPVFMNNVLISIANILINNFASKYNDNVVAGLGVSQRIFMLVLLVFIGLGQGVQPFIGYNYASKNYKRMNASIKLSCLFSFVSGIIFLIFAFIFSKELIAIFIKNDEVIEYGSKFLIAAYSVAPIIGFQFVFISTFQALGKALPSLILSVCRQGIAFVPAIYFGTKFFGINGIIWSQPIADVVSILLSAIMYIYIYRTTKKKNMMENEINS; encoded by the coding sequence ATGAATCAGAACGATAAGAAAATAGATATATTTGAAAATTATCCGGTATATAAAGCATTAATAACCTTGGCTCTTCCAACCATACTAGGAATGCTTGTTAACGTATTCTATAATATGGTAGATACTTTTTTTGTAGGTCAGACTAATGATCCTAATCAGGTAGCTGCCGTTTCTTTGACTATGCCTATTTATTTGGTTCTTATGTCATTTGGATCTATATACGGAATAGGTGGAGCTTCTTATATATCAAGAAGTTTAGGTGCAAGAAATTATGATAAGGCAAAGCAGGTTTCATCTTTTGCATTTTTTGCAAGTGTTATTACTGGATTTGTATGTATGATAGTTTTTTTGGTATTTTTAAATAAGATACTGAAATTATCAGGAGCAAGCCAAAATACATATAAATTTGCTAAAGACTATTTACTTATAGTGGCATTCGGAGCTGTATTTGTAGTTTGTCAAATGTCATTGGGGCAGATTGTACGTTCTGAAGGTTCTTCAAAAGAAGCTATGATAGGTATGATGCTTGGTACTATAATAAATATCATATTAGATCCAATAATGATTCTTTATATGAATATAGGTGTTGCTGGTGCTGCTCTTGCCACTATAATAGGTAATGCTTCTTCTACATTATATTATATTTGGCATATAGCTAAAAAAAGCAGTTTTCTTTCAATAAGATTTAAAGATTTTGCATTAACAAAAGATATACTAAATAATGTATTTTCAATAGGCTTTCCTGTGTTTATGAACAATGTATTAATAAGCATAGCAAATATTTTAATAAATAATTTTGCATCTAAATATAATGATAATGTAGTAGCAGGTCTTGGAGTTTCGCAAAGAATATTCATGCTTGTTCTTTTGGTATTCATAGGATTAGGGCAGGGAGTACAGCCTTTTATAGGATATAATTATGCTTCCAAAAACTATAAAAGAATGAATGCCTCAATAAAACTTTCATGCTTATTTAGTTTTGTGTCAGGAATAATATTTTTAATTTTTGCTTTTATATTCTCAAAAGAGCTTATAGCAATATTCATAAAGAATGATGAAGTTATAGAATATGGTTCTAAATTTTTAATAGCGGCATATTCAGTAGCTCCTATTATAGGATTTCAGTTCGTATTCATATCAACATTTCAGGCATTAGGAAAAGCATTGCCTTCTTTAATTTTATCAGTATGCAGACAGGGAATAGCATTTGTGCCTGCAATATATTTCGGTACAAAATTTTTTGGAATTAATGGTATAATATGGTCTCAGCCTATAGCAGATGTTGTTTCTATACTATTGTCAGCAATAATGTATATCTATATTTATAGAACAACAAAGAAGAAAAATATGATGGAAAATGAGATTAATTCATAA
- a CDS encoding PepSY-like domain-containing protein: MTNSLNLFIKITPSQLPENIRRFIASNYSKAKIVYIDKVKDQYEIKLNNGIYINFDKNGSWNYISSDDKLSENILPKTIASKIKNIMKKYNNAYVFEISKRIEFYRVRLTNSLEIRIKNNGQLIMA, encoded by the coding sequence ATGACTAATAGCTTAAACCTTTTTATTAAAATTACACCTAGCCAATTACCTGAGAATATTAGAAGATTTATCGCTTCTAATTACAGCAAAGCTAAAATCGTTTATATTGATAAAGTAAAAGATCAATATGAAATTAAATTAAACAATGGTATTTATATCAACTTTGACAAAAACGGAAGTTGGAACTATATAAGCAGCGACGATAAATTATCTGAAAATATACTTCCAAAAACTATAGCTAGCAAAATTAAAAACATAATGAAAAAATATAATAATGCTTATGTTTTTGAAATCAGCAAAAGAATAGAGTTCTACAGAGTAAGATTAACTAATTCTTTAGAAATTAGAATAAAAAATAACGGACAATTAATAATGGCATAA